One window from the genome of Amaranthus tricolor cultivar Red isolate AtriRed21 chromosome 9, ASM2621246v1, whole genome shotgun sequence encodes:
- the LOC130824633 gene encoding mediator of RNA polymerase II transcription subunit 18 isoform X2: protein MECVVQGIIETQHVEALEILLQGLCGVNKEQLRIHELCLKSSPNLGFVSSEVRLICDLEQQPEPAWTVRHIGGAMRGSGAEQISVLVRTMVESKAGKNVIRLFYSLGYKLDHELLRVGFSFSFHRGAPITVTVSSVNKLPKLHAIDEAEPVTLGIQLVEITAPATADNYAEVVTAVSSFCEYLAPLLHLSKPGVSTGVVPTAAAAAASLMSDGGGTTL, encoded by the exons ATGGAGTGTGTTGTTCAGGGAATTATTGAGACCCAG CATGTGGAAGCGCTTGAGATTCTTCTTCAGGGGCTTTGTGGAGTCAATAAGGAGCAATTAAGGATCCatgaattatgcttaaaaagcAGCCCAAACCTTG GATTTGTTTCTTCTGAGGTTCGACTTATCTGTGATCTGGAGCAGCAGCCTGAGCCTGCATG GACTGTTCGTCATATTGGTGGTGCAATGAGAGGTTCTGGCGCTGAACAGATCTCTGTTCTTGTCCGGACAATGGTAGAAAGCAAAGCTGGCAAGAACGTCATCCGCTTGTTTTATTCACTAGGCTATAAATTGGATCATGAGCTTTTACGGGTGGGTTTTTCCTTTAGCTTCCATAGGGGCGCTCCGATCACTGTTACTGTCTCATCTGTCAATAAGTTGCCAAAATTGCATGCAATTGATGAAGCTGAGCCAGTCACATTGGGCATACAACTTGTCGAAATCACAGCTCCTGCTACAGCCGATAACTATGCTGAAGTTGTGACAGCTGTCTCGTCCTTCTGCGAATACCTTGCTCC GCTGTTGCATTTGTCAAAACCTGGTGTATCAACAGGGGTAGTCCCAACTGCTGCTGCCGCTGCTGCGTCTCTGATGTCTGATGGTGGTGGCACTACTCTTTAG
- the LOC130824633 gene encoding mediator of RNA polymerase II transcription subunit 18 isoform X1: MECVVQGIIETQHVEALEILLQGLCGVNKEQLRIHELCLKSSPNLGFVSSEVRLICDLEQQPEPAWICACRTVRHIGGAMRGSGAEQISVLVRTMVESKAGKNVIRLFYSLGYKLDHELLRVGFSFSFHRGAPITVTVSSVNKLPKLHAIDEAEPVTLGIQLVEITAPATADNYAEVVTAVSSFCEYLAPLLHLSKPGVSTGVVPTAAAAAASLMSDGGGTTL, from the exons ATGGAGTGTGTTGTTCAGGGAATTATTGAGACCCAG CATGTGGAAGCGCTTGAGATTCTTCTTCAGGGGCTTTGTGGAGTCAATAAGGAGCAATTAAGGATCCatgaattatgcttaaaaagcAGCCCAAACCTTG GATTTGTTTCTTCTGAGGTTCGACTTATCTGTGATCTGGAGCAGCAGCCTGAGCCTGCATG GATTTGTGCATGCAGGACTGTTCGTCATATTGGTGGTGCAATGAGAGGTTCTGGCGCTGAACAGATCTCTGTTCTTGTCCGGACAATGGTAGAAAGCAAAGCTGGCAAGAACGTCATCCGCTTGTTTTATTCACTAGGCTATAAATTGGATCATGAGCTTTTACGGGTGGGTTTTTCCTTTAGCTTCCATAGGGGCGCTCCGATCACTGTTACTGTCTCATCTGTCAATAAGTTGCCAAAATTGCATGCAATTGATGAAGCTGAGCCAGTCACATTGGGCATACAACTTGTCGAAATCACAGCTCCTGCTACAGCCGATAACTATGCTGAAGTTGTGACAGCTGTCTCGTCCTTCTGCGAATACCTTGCTCC GCTGTTGCATTTGTCAAAACCTGGTGTATCAACAGGGGTAGTCCCAACTGCTGCTGCCGCTGCTGCGTCTCTGATGTCTGATGGTGGTGGCACTACTCTTTAG